From Amphiprion ocellaris isolate individual 3 ecotype Okinawa chromosome 2, ASM2253959v1, whole genome shotgun sequence, a single genomic window includes:
- the LOC111586743 gene encoding SUN domain-containing protein 3-like: MPQRTPRLAENGYYQDDGQPVISYRERIYRVFRRQSNRRQSGHGARNVSGTPSDWKSSVRGTLRFLFLIFPLCFGLWYLQKTEYEELLKQLREQQEELLSLRKKIDHLLPKADMLPNFALQSLGARVLKSSEPFPTEVERLTIFGRRVERLAVTPSVVIQGQPHLMPGHCWAFAGQQGHVSIALSHQAAISHVTLGHISKASSPTGSISSAPKEFSVYGRKNLDDENIHLGTFLYDEDGDSLQTFKLADHKMGVFSYVTLQVHSNWGTPEYTCLYSFRVHGKLAD; the protein is encoded by the exons ATGCCACAAAGAACACCTCGACTGGCCGAAAACGGCTATTACCAGGATGATGGCCAACCGGTCATCTCTTACAGGGAGCGGATATACAG GGTTTTTAGGAGGCAAAGCAATCGTCGCCAATCTGGGCATGGAGCCAGGAATGTCTCTGGGACCCCCAGTGACTGGAAGAGCTCTGTCAGGGGAACCCTCCGGTTTCTCTTCTTAATTTTCCCTCTGTGTTTCG GACTTTGGTATTTACAGAAAACAGAGTACGAGGAGCTGCTAAAGCAGCTAagagagcagcaggaggagctgcTGTCTTTGCGGAAGAAAATCGACCACCTTCTTCCAAAGGCAGACATGCTGCCCAATTTTGCTCTGCAATCACTTG GAGCACGTGTTCTGAAATCGTCAGAACCATTCCCAACAGAAGTTGAGAGGCTGACGATTTTTGGGAGACGAGTCGAACGGCTTGCTGTGACCCCAAGTGTTGTCATTCAG GGGCAGCCACATTTGATGCCAGGGCACTGCTGGGCTTTTGCAGGTCAGCAGGGACACGTATCCATCGCCCTGTCTCACCAAGCCGCCATCAGCCATGTGACACTGGGTCACATTTCAAAGGCCTCGTCTCCAACTGGCTCCATCTCCAGTGCTCCCAAGGAGTTCTCAGTCTAT GGAAGGAAGAACTTGGATGACGAGAACATCCACTTGGGAACCTTTCTGTACGATGAGGACGGAGACTCACTACAGACTTTTAAGCTAGCT gATCATAAAATGGGTGTATTCAGTTATGTAACGTTGCAGGTCCACAGCAACTGGGGCACCCCTGAGTACACTTGTCTGTACAGCTTCAGGGTTCATGGGAAGCTGGCAGACTGA